In Oreochromis niloticus isolate F11D_XX linkage group LG12, O_niloticus_UMD_NMBU, whole genome shotgun sequence, the DNA window CCTTAgaactctcccatggatgccatttttgcccagtctctttcttactgGAATCTTGAACTCTGATCTTAACTGAGGTAAGTGAGACCTGGAGTTCTGTAGATGTTGTTCTgagttcttttgtgacctcctggatgagtcgttGATGCACTCTTGCAGTCACTTCTGCAAAGGTTCAgcactgttccaagttttctctaTTTTCTGTATAATGGCTGTCATTGTGTTTtactggagtcccaaagccttagaaatggcaGTGTAACCGTTTCCAGAATGATAGACGTCAGTAACTTTCTTTCTCAGCTGTTTCGTTGAATCGTGGCATGACGTGTTGCatcttcactttgtcagacagacTGTTTAAGTGATTTCCTGATTCAACAGGTCTAACAGTAATCAGTCTTGGGTGTGGCTGGAAATAGAACTCAGCTTTAACTATCAGTAACCacaaaaaatgtggttaatgaTAGTTAATTACGGGGTGGGGGAGAGAGAGTTTTTACTTTCACACACAGAGTCAGGTATGTTTGGAaaacttttttccccttaaaaaatgaattcatcattttaaaaactcaggttttacacacacacacacacacacacacacacacacacacactctgatggTTGCATCGTGGGGCTCCATTTCAACAGTGCTTCCAGATTTGCTTTTTGATCATTGGAGAGTTGATTAAAAAATGATTATGTATTTCAGTACTGATTGCACCTGCATCAGGAAATGACAGAAGTgagagaacaaaaaacaaaacctcttTGGCCTGCAGCAACACTAAAGGCAACAAAATTAATTTTCTTGTCACTGAAAATGTAAGCAATTTTCTCAACCCGCTTCTTTCATGAAAACAAATTATTATCTCAGATGGGCTTATTTCTTGTAAATCTGAGAGTTATTTGTGTAAACTGTGCAGCTAATGGCTCTAATCCACagctaaaataaatgaaatattgtGCTGGATAAGGCCAGCCGCACATCTGGTTTATTGCTCCCAAAATCTGTACTTAAAACACTCAAGCATACACCAACATGTGTCTTAAAAGTCTGGTCTTGTTATTATACATGATAAGAGGTTGTTTGATTCATTAGACAGTGTGCTATAAAGCAGTAATGTAATGGATGTGAAATGGTCATCATACTGCAGCAATCTAATGTGAAATAATACAAACAGTGCTCAAAGCAACTCATTAAATGCTTCAGTCACTACCTGAATATAgttattatagttttattttttcattagtttCCAGAGAGGATTTTCTTGTATCAGTTTAGTTTGTATTGTttgaaaatatttagctttagtttttattagtttcagaatttgttttggtctttttaaatttttattgtgTGCAGAGCATGTGCCAGAGCCTATATTTAGGAAAAATCAGTACATGTAAGTGTTTAAAAGTGAGTGACTCACAGTCCAGACACTTAAATCAAAGCCTCATCCGGCAAGCTGTAATAATATTTCATCTCtatgcttattttattttagttttcccAAGTTCACAAATTGTTCCAgttagtttttccttttttgtatttctagtttttattttagaaatttttttttttccacatctaGTTTTACTTTTTAGTTAACTACAATAACCTATGACTGAAGGGAAATACATCAATGATAGCTTCGATAGGCATCCCCAAACATTTTTAGCTGTATTTTCTCcactttattctgtttttcCACACTAAAGCTGAATTGTAAAATATGAAATGTGTTGATATCCTTCTGGTCACCTGACAAAAGGCCTCATgaacaggtacacacacacacacacaggtgggaaGTAGAAACAGGTCTCTGCAGGTAGGTTGACACTGACCTTCTGGTGCTTCCTCTCCTGCTCGTGTCTGTCGCTCCGCTCCTGCCGCAGTCTGTCAAGCTCCCTCCGCAGCTCCTCGGCCTCCTGTCCGGCGGCTCCgcggctcaccagcgcctctagTAGCTCCAAGACCCGAACCACTCGGGGCACCAATCCGACGAGAGCGTCGCAGCCAAACTTGTCTATCATCCGCTCAAACTCCTGCCCTAGCACCGCAGCTATCTCATACACATCCACAACCGTGAGCACCGCCGCGGGTTTGTCCAGCACCGACACAGCCCGGTTCTCCATGCCTGAGCTCAGCTTTATCTACACCGCAGGATTCTTACACATTTTCATGTCCTCTCACTCTCCGAGAGGACTAATTTGCAGAAGGACGAATTTACCTAAGCAAACAGGAGCCTGAGCGAGACGCAGTTTGTTGACAGTTAAAACTTTCTCCTGCGCCTCTGATGCCGCGTTCACATACTCGCGAAAAGTCGTAAATGTCCACATCCGCGGTAAAACGTGACATTTTTGCATATTATCAGATTTAAAACAGAGACATGAAGAAATACGAGGGAAAACGTGTAACTACcccctttcatttttttttttaaagggccGGTGACTATTAGAAGTAAAATAATGTTGACGATACTTAGAGTCGTTTATGATGAACAGCAGTTCTTtgggtgtttaaaaaaatatgagtgcttattttttttaatctcacgCTAAGTAAAAAATAGAGAAACGCATACTCCAATGTTCCAGTGGTTCAACGTGTGATTTAAAGACGCGGGTCATATTTATAACCGTCTGTGAAGGCAGCAATCCTCGTTGTCTCCAGGCCGAACTGCGCATGTCAAAATATCAGTAGCTCGTTACCTTTTATGCTCTTGATGTAGGCTCTAAAATATCCCGGCTGTACGTGGCGCCTTAGCGACAAGCAGCAAATAATAAgcagtacaacaaaatacataaaacaaataaaagttaaaTGAAAATATCTATTAAAATATACCCAGTGTCACTGACATATGTTGTGGTAACAATGCCTAGTTCATATGTTTCTATGttcagtgttatttttttttaattgtctcaATTAGTCATTAATAATTTGAAAgcgattattattattattattatagtaaaTAACTAGGTAAGTTTTGCaaaatgcatatatatatataatgcacAAAAGGATGCAATTAAAACGGTTCTTGTTAGAAATTTTCTTTTTGAACCTCTTCTTTGTGGTTTCAAACTCATGTGTATTGACATCGTTACAAATATCCATTATTCAATATTAAGCAGTGCGTGTTGAAGgtactgtttgttttattgtatctTTATTCAATGGAAAGACGTTTGAAGTACACAGATACAATAACCATTATCTAATAAGCCATTGAGATGGCAGTAACTCATTTACTCATGCAGACCTTCTGAAGTTTAAACTAAACATCAGattgaggaagaaaggtgatttaagcgATTTTAaacgtggcatggttgttggtggcagaggggctggtctgagtatttcagaacctgctgggattttcctcCACACAACCATCTCAGTGTTATGCCATGGGCATGTGTGACTGCCAGTGGAAGTGGGTTTCTAGTGGTTTTTATCGATGTGACTGCCGATAGATGCAGCAGGATGAATTCTTAAGTGTACAGAAGTGTACTCTGATTCAGCCAAATATTAAAAACTGATTAGACACCACTGGACAGTCCAAAACAATAAGACCCAAACCACACTGATAAAGGAACCAAATTTTTTGTGAAGAGAAAGAAATCACCTGATAGACCAGCTTTTCAGTTATTACAACCAAAACCGAGGGCAAAGAGAGACCCACAAGCAGTAACTGATGGCGTCTGCAGTTATGGCCTAGCAGAGTGACACAAGGTAGGGAACACAGGATTTGATGACGTTGACGTGTATGGGTTCCACACTTCAGTCACTCCAAGTATTAAAAACGATCCATATTTGTTTGGGTGGGTTTGAGcctctaataaaaaaaaataaaaaaaatcagtaaaccttgcatcaaagctgaaagtctggCGTTCAGTCATTCTGATTGATTCAAATACACTACAAAAGTTGTCTCTGTTCAACAAATTATGGACCCAACTGTATTTATAATATGCCATCTGCTGCTCTAGATTTGCCTCAGCTCATAATTCATAACCATAAACTAATGACTGCTGCATGTGTGGTCTGTGTTCATCTGTACGACCAAAGTAAAGGAAGACTGAAAGCTCCTGGTCTCCCATATTTACTAGCATTTCTAATCTCTTGGTTATTGGCAATAAAACTTCAGCTTTTCTGAATATATCAGCCTGACAAAAATAGTTATGATAAACAATCAGATGTCAAAAGATCACTGATGAAATCCCCTTAAAAGGATCTGTAATctgagaaaaagaggaagagacaATGCCACattaaaatcaaacatttattgttcattCATGTTACAAGGAAAAAACCCACCAATATCTTtactaaaatatattaatagATCTGAGCGTATAAAGACATTTCATACAGAGGAAAGAACAGAACCTGTAAGACCCTATAAGAAAAGGCTCCCAGAGGCAGCGAGGACTTCAACACCTTGATATCATACAATTACTAAAACCTAAATCTGCATATTCAGCCTGAAAGAAGCATTTGATAATTAAGGACACCTACAgccagtatgtgtgtgtgagcactaCAGCATCTATTTGACATAATATCCAGGATCTCTACTAGTAAAGGGGCATTTAAAGACATGAGTGTAGATATAAATAATTTGCACACTCCTATACAGACTGTACGTCTCTACAGGTATCATTCAATGCATTGATACAGCACTATTCAAGGCCTCTGAGACAATCTTGTATtgttgagaaagaaagcagTTTTGCACAGGACATGAATGGCGTCCATCGTGAAGGCAAAGCTCGGAGGTATGTTAAATTTTTGAAACGTGGACGCAAGCGATTCCcccagttttgtgttttttttaaacccaccaCACCACAAATATTATACAGTTTACACTGAGAAGACTGATGTGCTCTGTGACAAACATCCAAAACAGcgaaaaacaaaacccaaaacagaaaagaagatgaTCAAATCTAACAATCCTACAAGTTCAAGATATGCTGTCGATTTGTGGTCAATGACAAgatttgcattttaaaaagcagGAGTAGTGTTTAATGgtttaaagagaagaaaaaaaatactttaaatacaACCAAAAACTTTATCATTTACCTTTTGTTCTCGAtgcctaatattaaaattaaaataaaaacaaaacaaataaaaaaaaagacatcaaaCATCAGGCTTCTGATTCATTttggcaagaaaaaaaaaagaaaaggaaaaacaaataaaagcaggaAACGGAGACAATGAGAAGCAGGATCAGAGGATTGTCAGCATGCAACTTAAAGGACGTGCAGGTTCACAAAAAGGccgtcttcctcctcctcagtccAACCATCCCTGTTAAGTGCTTCTTATTCTTCTACTCAAGCATCTATTTAAACTGCAccaaagaggggaaaaaaagaatagtTGATATTCAGAAACAAgccacattttcattttctaaatCCAGCAACACCAAGTGGATCACATTTGATGTATGAGATTTTGAGCGCACCACATTCAATGAGATTTGTTTTCCTTGAAAAGCTGATGTATGACATGATAATATACCAATCAGACACATGCATCCCTACTGTGAGCAataatctgcaaaaaaaaatgacaaattaaaactcaCACTGTATCCAAATTGATTTTTGGGTGGGATGTTGGGTTTCTGGGCCAGCGGAGGTTTCTTCACGAGACTGGGCTTTAAGGGTTTTGGTGACATGGTGACAGGATTGACCAGCGAGGTGGTTTCACCGTTCCCCTCGGCAAGCTGGTCCAGAGGAACTCCGGCTATCTCGTAGTGCTTCTTCCTGAGCTCGCCCAAGCGCAGACGCTCATTGTCTAGCATGCTCTCCAATTCTAACACTTTCACCTGAGGAGAGGGGAGAAAGAGTGAGTGAAAAGAGATTGAATCTGACTAAACTCGTTATGAAAAGTTCACAGAAATTTTGCTGAATGTGAGATTTCCACAGCCTCACAGTCAGTAAATATCAGGCGTGCATGCTTCAGTATGCCCCGTGACTAACCTGTGactccatttcttcttttttcagcttAATTAGCGACATCCCAGAGAAGTCCATCGTATCTGCACATAAAAGGTGGGTGAAACAGCCATATTAGATCCTCATCAGAGTTTGTGATGGTCGGTTGCACACGTCAGACTCCACCCACCTTTGTCCTCCAGGTGCTCCTGGCCCGTCTTTGTCGAGGCCACCACGTTAGCTGCCATTTCGTTCACCTGGCGAGAAGCCTGCTGGAGTTTTGTCAGCTTCTTGCTGTGGCGATCTGCCTTAACCTGAGAGCACAGGAGAGTGTTGCATGAGACCAGATGACACTGTTTGAACTCTAAAGCCACAAAAGTCAGTATTTtgaatccatccattttctaacACTTATCAGGGTCCAAGTTGTGCCATCTACACCTGCCACCTCCAACAGCTTCTCGAGAGGGACACCATGGTGTTCCCAAACCAGCTGAGATGCGCAATCTTTCCATCATGTGCCTGCCCCATGACCTCCCTCTGCAGGACATGCCCAAAACACTacagtggctctactctgagtctGTATTAGATGAACTTCTTCTCCTACTATGGCTGATGAAGCCTGTGGGGTTTATGTGCCAGAGTGATGCCAGGATGCTCCAAGGCAAACTGGTTCAGGGTGAGGGGCTTGATAAAGATTCAGAAAACTTCCATgttactaaaaataaataaaattaacctCCCGCCCAGGACAGGTTTACTTTTACCATTTTCCCATGCTGGAGTCAGGCCTGGGGTAGGGCACTACGGTCCACCCTTAGCCCACAGGTCCCACCTTCCCAACACCTGTAGGAGGTGCTGCTACATCTCCTGAGAGGAACTTCTTGATTTTAGAAACAAGAACCCAGGCCTGCAAAAAATAATCTGCCAGATTCATTGTGTTTAACATCAATTAGCCCCAGTTCTAGCAACTGTTCAATGTGGGGTCCTTCACTTAAAGTCAATAAGGCCCTCTAAAGCCACTAAAGGAATAAACAGCAAGTCTAGtctaaattcagttttatgcgGTAATATTGTTAatgtaaaatcttttttttggggggggggcttttTTGGCTTTACTTCATAAGGACAGTAGAGACTGTCaggaaagcagagggagagagagaggggaagacaTGTGGATTCGAGCCTGGACCGGCCGCTCTTAGCCATGCCGCATATGATCGCCTGTTCATCCTACTGAGCTAAACTGGGGCCCTAATATAAAATCTTTAACCTTTGTGTACATCTTACCTTTGAAGCCGCCACCAGCTGCGCCGTGCTTGCAGCAATCTCATGAGAGCAGACGATCAGCTCCTCATATTTTCCCGTGTGCAGCACCACCTTATCAGCAGACTCTCTGTGAGAAATCGGGCAAACACACGACATTAATGCTTCAGCTTATGACAGGCTacacttcctgttaaaaggtcTTAAATGGATACTCAGAACAGCTGTGGATGCACTTCCTTTTGCCCAAACGGTGCAGACCATTTGCTTGAAATAAGAATCATCATTAATTTCAGATGCAAAGAAATTCAGTGAGAACTTACACCATCTCCGTGGCTCCCCATCCCACCGCCTTGGCAGCAGAGATGAGTCCCTCTGTCCAGCGAGAGTTTTTGGCATAGAACTCCCTAATGGTGGCTGCGCCCTTCACAAGAAAAACACCAGCACAGTTAGCCGATATTTCTGAATGGAACAGAGCGGCCCACTCTCAtttcagaaacacaaaacaagatGCCACTTTTGGATTCAAAGTGAGAACAGTGTGACTCACCCGCCCACCCTCGACAATCTCCTTTTGCAAGTCGGTGGATGCTATGACCAGCATGCGGATGGCCTGGGggaggcggaggaggaggaTAAAAGCACAGAATAAGACTAAAGGAAGGTAAATGTTTAGTTGACTGGATTATTCAAGAAAAGAAGTGTAGTACATATGGTAATGAAAGATTAAAGCACAGTACCTTCATCAGGTCTGTGCAGCTAAAGAGGATCCTGTAAGAAAGTGGGGGGTTGGGGGTATAGAGAGTTAAATGGCTTTGGTCTTTAATAAACATGGTGATactgataagaaaaaaatatgatcTGAAGATGATACATCTTCTTATAAGATTGCGTTTAATGAAAAAACAGGATAAACAAACCTTTCATTGACTTCCAGTTTAACTCCTGTGGTGTCTTTTCGTGCCTGATTCATCATTTCCTAAAtgtacagggaaaaaaaaatttagTACACTGCAGAGTGTAAGTCAGTTCTTCACAGATAACATTAACATCTTCAAGTTAGAGTACTTACGTCGATCCTGCGGACTGCCTCCTCAATAGCTGCAGATGTTGCAGCCATCTCCTTGTCGACCAGGTCTCCCAGCTCCTCCTGACGAACGTCCAAGCCCTTTGGCCGCAGCTCCTGGAAGGTACAAGCGGAATCGTTTGGAAAATAAGTCAATAAGACCAGAAATAATATTTTGTTTAAACCTACACTGGCGAAAACTGGAGCCTGAAGTAGAGCTCAGTGGTAACGTGTATGGTTGGTTATATGGCTAATAAGGAGTATAACTGAATAACTCTAAGTGTTCCCAAAGAAGCCAGGTGAAAACTGAAAAGATTACCACGTCTAaataaaaccccccaaaatattaTGTATTATATGATCATACCACAGACTGGATTTAAATGatcataaaaaatgtttaaaatctttCAGATTCAGGAGTTGGCTGGTTGACCTTCTTGTGGAAGTCCGTTTTTTAGAGTGTTAAATAGTTCATGTATCAATAATCCACCTGAGTTTTCTACATTCACTCTGCCTTTAAACTCAGATTGCTGACGTACATCTttaccacttcctgtttttaccTCAAACATGAAGATGGATCATTTAACAGTGTAAACATTGTAAAGTGGCCTCATCCTCTGGCTTATAGGAATGATGCGGTATGATAGCAAACTGACATGGTGTACAATATTAGGGCAAAgcagtaatatttttttaaatgtctgcaGTTGTGCCCACAAGCAGCACGCTCTATGGCAGCTTCCCGTGCTGTTCATATCTCAGATGGTGAACCAAAAGGCTCTTCAGGCTCAGTTAAATAGTTCCTCAAAGCTTTTGAGTACATCCTTCCCATTAAATATATGTTTTCCCTCACCTGACCCAGGTGTAGGATCTTCTGTATGATTATGCGAATGGTGGCTGGGTCTGCCTTCTGTAGTGTGGCCTTGGACTTCATCTCCCTCAAGAACAGCAGACTCTGAGTGCCGCAGCTTCGGCAGTTCTCCGTCAGTTCTGCGGGGCGTTGGAGATTATTCATCAGTCATACTTTTGCATCGTTTATGCACCAACTAGCTCAATTCTAACATGTACTTAAGGATTAAAGGCTTGCACCTCAACATATGGTGTGGACAATAAACACAttgtactaaaaaaaaaaaaaaaaaaaaaaaagctaagaaAATAGCCAAGAAAATATTCCTTACTGTCGGCATGGTCAGTGGGTGCCATGTGTGCAGTAGCGCTGCCGTTAACAATTGTGTCCGCGGTCAAGTGAGAGAACTGGGTCAGAGATCTCAGCAGCGTGCCAGCATCTGGTTACAAGATCAGACAGTGAGAGGGCAGCAGGCCATATCAACGAGGATTACCGAGCAGCCATGAGGTCAGCAGGACCGAGCCAAATCGGAAGCGGAGAGAACTCACCGCTCATGTTTCTCAGATAATCTGCATGGCCCCTTTTCACTTTGTCGATGGAGCCAAGTGCAGCCTCCGCCCGACTTATGAGGTAATCTGTTTGGAGGACAGCAAAAGATTAGAGGCCCCTTAATCTCTGAAACAGACATATCAATATTTATGCATGTGGTCAACAAACTCTGCTATTTTAATTTTTGAGCACAGGAATCGGACCTGGAGAGCTGGTGCAGCGTATATGGAGGGGATCATCCAGCTTGGCAATAGCGTCTTGGATGATGGTCTCAGCTTCTGTTATAGTTCCCTGCAGCAGTGCAAACTGCTCCTCCAGAAGCTTCTGCTTCATCATCTCCTCCTGACTTGTCtacatttatacacacacagatttacATACAGGTTTATGGCactattaaaatatataaagcatgCTGTTGGAGAGCTAGATGTAAATGTCTGTGTACAGCCACAGTGTTTTAGTTACTTTCAGAAATAATAGTTCAAAAAGGCAGCAGATGTCGTCTTTATTACATCAGGATTTCTTTATATTCACATTTAATTTAGCATCTTTTTCATTGCTTTAACTTTGTGCTGACTTTACCTTACATTTACTTTACTCACCATGACTGGTCCAATTATTGTCTCTCTGCTGTATTTTATCTTCTGAGCATCAGCCTATAGCTCACCTGTCTGTACTTTTGCTCAGATTTTAGAGACTTTATAAGTAGAATGTTTTTGTGATATTCATACTCTTGTTACATCAAAAGGCTAGAGACCGGGTGGCACTCTCTGCTCacaatggaaaaataaatgctCCCAAACGGTCTGAGGAGTGGTTGTTGGAGGTTTCTGGCTATTGCTAGGTGAATTTAGTCTGTCGCATTGCTGCTATTATTTGGTTGCCACTGTTGCAGCAGCAATAGGGAAAAAGCAAAAACCTTTACTGCGGTAGAATTAGATAATTAGATGGTCAAACTTTTATCCAGCAGCTTGTAAGGCATGATGTGTTAAAATTCTATAACTGTATAGAAAACCAAGGCTATTTCAAAACCTCAAATCTCCAGGTGTGCAGGTGTAAATGTAACCATATAGTACAAATACAATGGACTGACTGCTGCATTTCTGGGACATTTATTTATGATCCGGGTTGCTTTTGCAAACAGGTTTAAAATAGCACTCTGCAGAGACTGCTGAGCTTGACTCTTGTGTCCTGACTGACCTTCTCCTTCAGTTTTCCCTGCAGCTCTCCCAGCTCCCTGCTGGTCTTATCTCGCTCCTGCTGAAGCGACGACTGCTGCAGCTGCGCAGTCTGCCGCAGTGATGACAGCTCAGCCTCCTTCTCGCTCACAGACCGCATCAGACGCTCCTTCTCCGCCTGCAGAGCTGTCATCGAGCTGTTCATGTGCTCCGACGTCTGGCAAAAGAGAGAGCAGTGAGCAGAGCCCTGACAGGCAGATGGCTCCAAGTGTTGGAGGAAAAGTCCAGGCGGTAACGTGCAGCACGCCTCCAGCCTCCAGACAGAACTGACGATTAAATCGAGATGAGTTAGCTAGACGCCATGAAGGTTACCGCATGCTCACCTTCTCGCTGCTCTGCAGGGTCGCCTTGATACGGGTCACTTCTGCCATCTTCTCctccagctctctcttcaccctCTCCACCTCAAACCTCTGCTCTTCCATCTACAGTGACGGAAAACAGCATTAATCTTCTAAACGCGTAACTAGGGCTAACCTTGGTGTCTCTTTTCTGCTCCGGGTGGTTTCATTTTAGGCCTGCTTCCAGAACAGAATGACTGTGCATTAGAAGTTAGTGAAGGTTATTTCTGCCTGTACGACTTACTGGGGCTCGCcatgggggaaaacaaaaaacaaaaaacacagaacccATTCTAAGGTCACCTAACCACATCTTTATTCATATATACTGAGGTGTTAAAACTCCTCAACATGGGAGGTCATCTTTATggggaaaacagcaaaaacaccaCCAACCTTCATGTCAGCTTCCTGCTTTACCCGATCCATCTCGAAGGTCAGCTGCTGTTTGGTTCTCTCTACTTCCTCCTGGGTCTGCTGGGTTACTGACAGCATcttcacagtgtctgcactctGTCAGCACATTAACACACTTAACGTTACAACCCACAGCCAGACGCTGACATCTAATTTAAAGCCAGCACCTCTGGACTGGTCTGCGGTCTGTCTGTACCTTCCGAAGCAGCTCAGCATGGCTGGCCACCAGCTCTGTGTGCTTCTCCTTCAGCTTATTGTACCGCTGTTCAGTGGCTTGAGCCCTTTCTGTACAGACAAGACCAaggagaaagattttttttttttttagttttcgtTCATGATTGCAGCCTCTCTGTATGAGAGTGTTAACTGTGACTCTCACTTTCAGCCTCGATGAAGGTGGTCTGTAAGCTCTCGTGTTCAGTGTTGCGGCGGCGAGTCGCTTCGAGCTCCATGCGCAGCTGTTCATTTTCCACCAGGGCTCGTTGTTTCTGTGCACGCTGTTCTTCCAGCTCTGCCTCCAAACTGTTGATCTGGGATTTGAGCTGCGTGATGTAACGCTGAGCCTACAGAAGGAAAAAGAGACATGAGCatgtttacattaaaaaaaaaaaagtctcaatgCCTATTATATGTGAGAATCTTCATCCACTCCATCgcatgtatttatatttatatcagTTTGTGCCAGCTAATCTCCTCTTCCAGACTTTTTGCATGAAAGGTGAAGTTGATCTGCAACTCATTCAGAAGCTACTTGCCACATTCTACATGTCAGAAGAAGTATTCACATCCTCCCAACACATGACCCAGATTCTTTCGCACAGAGCTAACCAAGCCCTGtactgtcaaacacagacagacgcacacacacaaaactgttTAAGTCCATGCAACAGGCCATTCAGTCTCAACAGCTCTTACCTCGCCTTTCACCCTCTCCAGCTCTGCTCTCAACAGCTCGAGTTCCCGCTTAAGGGTTTCAATCTGGAGGTCCCTGCCGGACAGAAAAGAGTCACATTCAACGAAACTCCCGACACCAAATAATCAATGAAACAATGAAGGCGCACAGTTAAAAACAGACTAGCTCACCTGTCGTCAAAGCCTCCATTTGGAGGTCCGAAGGTTTGATCAAATATGTCCACTTGCTGAAAGCGGGAATCAGTAAATGTAACAGACAGCTCACACAGCAGTATGGTAACACCTGAGTACTTGAGTGGTGGTGGCATGCCTTACCTGGGGCTGAGCCTGTACGCTGGAGGTCGTGAAGCTGTCGACCTCGATGAGCGGCTCCGGCTCGTCATCGTCATCATCCTGCATCTCCGGTTCATCCTCATTGGGGATGACCACCACTGGCTTCACGTGTTTCGCCAGTGAGGCTGCATGCAGGAAGTTAGGCGGGGACTAAGAAGAGAAGACATCAAATTTTATTTACAGATTTCTGGAAATTTCAGACCGCAGATGTCAGTAGGGGGTCTGTGATGAAGGTGTTGACGCCCCAAAATGGAGGCGGTCACTATCATCATCCTGCCTCCCCTCTTCCCCCAGCGTTCTTACTTCAGGCAGCTTGGGGATCTGGATGAGTCTCTTGAA includes these proteins:
- the hip1rb gene encoding huntingtin interacting protein 1 related b — translated: MSSLSHVPTRVKSKRTEVRLGAERDHFDKQQLSSISKAINSTEIPVKEKHARRIILGTHREKGAFTFWSYALGFTFPNSSILCWKFCHVLHKILRDGHRNVLQDCMRHYSSLVEIGEIWGNLHDRYGQLVTLYSKLLCIKLKFHAKHADIPANLEISDEGLERAAGTDINNVFQLSVEVFDYMDAELRLAETVLRQLNSSLAMTTLTSSQCRLAPLIQVIQDCSHLYHFAVKLLFKLHACLPADTLQGHRDRFHDQFHKLKNFFNRAREMIFFKRLIQIPKLPESPPNFLHAASLAKHVKPVVVIPNEDEPEMQDDDDDEPEPLIEVDSFTTSSVQAQPQQVDIFDQTFGPPNGGFDDRDLQIETLKRELELLRAELERVKGEAQRYITQLKSQINSLEAELEEQRAQKQRALVENEQLRMELEATRRRNTEHESLQTTFIEAEKRAQATEQRYNKLKEKHTELVASHAELLRKSADTVKMLSVTQQTQEEVERTKQQLTFEMDRVKQEADMKMEEQRFEVERVKRELEEKMAEVTRIKATLQSSEKTSEHMNSSMTALQAEKERLMRSVSEKEAELSSLRQTAQLQQSSLQQERDKTSRELGELQGKLKEKTSQEEMMKQKLLEEQFALLQGTITEAETIIQDAIAKLDDPLHIRCTSSPDYLISRAEAALGSIDKVKRGHADYLRNMSDAGTLLRSLTQFSHLTADTIVNGSATAHMAPTDHADKLTENCRSCGTQSLLFLREMKSKATLQKADPATIRIIIQKILHLGQELRPKGLDVRQEELGDLVDKEMAATSAAIEEAVRRIDEMMNQARKDTTGVKLEVNERILFSCTDLMKAIRMLVIASTDLQKEIVEGGRGAATIREFYAKNSRWTEGLISAAKAVGWGATEMVESADKVVLHTGKYEELIVCSHEIAASTAQLVAASKVKADRHSKKLTKLQQASRQVNEMAANVVASTKTGQEHLEDKDTMDFSGMSLIKLKKEEMESQVKVLELESMLDNERLRLGELRKKHYEIAGVPLDQLAEGNGETTSLVNPVTMSPKPLKPSLVKKPPLAQKPNIPPKNQFGYSFK